A DNA window from Setaria viridis chromosome 2, Setaria_viridis_v4.0, whole genome shotgun sequence contains the following coding sequences:
- the LOC117845785 gene encoding AT-hook motif nuclear-localized protein 20 — MAAPGKDGEQSQSGTGGHIDGRDDVDGEPKEGAVVPPVNRRPRGRPPGSKNKPKPPIFVTRDSPNALRSHVMEVAGGADVAESIARFARRRQRGVCVLSGAGTVADVALRQPAAPGAVVALRGLFEILSLTGTFLPGPSPPGATGLTVYLAGGQGQVVGGIVVGSLTAAGPVMVMASTFANATYERLPLDEEVDEEAMEAGRPGGGGVPPMMGGGLPDPLAMPMYGAVPPNLLLPGGGQLGHGAEGSAWPHARPPY, encoded by the coding sequence ATGGCGGCGCCCGGCAAGGACGGGGAGCAGAGCCAGAGCGGCACGGGTGGCCACATCGACGGCCGCGATGACGTCGACGGCGAGCCCAAGGAGGGAGCGGTGGTGCCGCCCGTCAACCGGCGCCcgcgcggccggccgccggggtCCAAGAACAAGCCCAAGCCGCCCATCTTCGTGACGCGGGACAGCCCCAACGCGCTGCGTAGCCACGTcatggaggtcgccggcggAGCGGATGTCGCGGAGTCCATCGCCCGCTTCGCGCGCCGCAGGCAGCGCGGCGTCTGCGTGCTCAGCGGCGCGGGGACCGTGGCCGACGTCGCCCTGCGCcagccggccgcgcccggcgccgtcGTGGCCCTCCGTGGCCTCTTCGAGATCCTGTCCCTCACCGGCACGTTCCTCCCGGGCCCCTCACCGCCGGGCGCCACCGGACTGACCGTCTACCTCGCCGGCGGGCAGGGGCAGGTGGTCGGAGGCATCGTGGTCGGCTCGCTCACGGCGGCTGGGCCGGTCATGGTGATGGCGTCCACGTTTGCCAACGCGACGTACGAGAGGCTGCCGTTGGACGAAGAAGTTGATGAGGAAGCCATGGAAGCTGGCCggcctggcggtggtggtgtccCTCCGATGATGGGCGGCGGGCTGCCCGATCCATTGGCGATGCCAATGTACGGGGCCGTGCCACCCAACCTGCTCCTGCCTGGAGGCGGTCAGCTCGGCCATGGCGCCGAGGGGAGTGCATGGCCGCATGCACGCCCGCCGTACTAG
- the LOC140221836 gene encoding uncharacterized protein — MGTSQLATKSLLTHAACMTVTKLLGDARPSTRVQVPRDSKRLGRDLDRISRGLYTKLPIHVREGLKRPEAPMQDAKFSSEGGIILRGHIPILTQACTDMLKSQQRQGSYRLKKKYFNGLAANEVPTKTPVTTRNDDQWNKLVTMWSSQPYRREKQVEGDPTPIDIFKNFHCSKNGNTAPVQAAIASSDRTNHHQPRDDQPKTVAEAVAKVVQSRIFRKVAGIHPPSKKRTRVGTALQVEEIQADLESEKQGGTQL, encoded by the exons ATGGGAACATCGCAATTAGCAACCAAATCACTATTAACACACGCCGCCTGTATGACCGTAACAAAATTATTAGGTGATGCACGCCCTTCCACAAGAGTACAAGTGCCACGGGATTCAAAAAGGTTGGGCAGAGATCTAGACAGGATAAGTAGAGGGTTATACACCAAGCTTCCGATCCATGTTCGAGAAGGGCTCAAACGGCCAGAGGCACCAATGCAAGATGCAAAGTTTTCATCAGAGGGTGGGATCATACTGCGTGGGCATATACCGATCCTTACTC AGGCATGCACTGACATGCTCAAGTCGCAACAGAGACAGGGGAGCTACCGGCTCAAGAAAAAGTACTTCAATGGTCTTGCAGCAAATGAAGTCCCAACCAAAACTCCTGTGACCACTAGGAATGACGACCAGTGGAACAAACTAGTTACGATGTGGTCTAGCCAACCTTATAGg AGGGAGAAGCAAGTTGAAGGAGACCCAACTCCAATTGATATTTTCAAGAATTTTCATTGCAGCAAAAATGGCAACACCGCTCCAGTACAGGCAGCCATTGCAA gctCAGATAGAACAAATCATCACCAACCTAGAGATGACCAACCAAAGACTGTTGCTGAAGCAGTAGCTAAAGTTGTCCAATCTAGGATATTTCGGAAGGTTGCTGGCATTCACCCACCCTCGAAGAAAAGGACTAGGGTTGGTACTGCGCTACAGGTAGAAGAAATCCAAGctgatcttgagagtgagaaacaaGGTGGGACACAACTTTAG